The following proteins come from a genomic window of Hymenobacter canadensis:
- the cobA gene encoding uroporphyrinogen-III C-methyltransferase — MTTPRLTVLGAGPGDPELLTLKGARVLAEADVILYDALANRALLQHARPEAVLVPVGKRRGMRSHSQDDINALIVDYARRYGHVVRLKGGDPFVFGRGREEMLYAEAHGLLTDYVPGISSAVAAAGAAGIPVTHRGLSEGFRVITATTATGELAGSIREAARDARGTTVILMGLGELSRIVRAFCEQGHAGMPAAIIQNGTLPHARLVTGPVAELPARAAAAEIGAPAIIIIGEVTRLATPQKLALLPALYAA, encoded by the coding sequence ATGACAACGCCCCGCCTTACGGTACTCGGTGCCGGCCCCGGCGACCCGGAGCTGCTCACGCTCAAAGGGGCGCGAGTGCTGGCCGAAGCCGATGTGATTCTCTACGACGCCCTGGCCAACCGCGCCCTGCTACAGCACGCCCGCCCCGAGGCCGTGCTGGTGCCGGTGGGCAAGCGGCGCGGCATGCGCAGCCACTCGCAGGACGACATCAACGCCCTGATTGTAGACTACGCCCGCCGCTACGGCCACGTGGTGCGCCTCAAGGGCGGCGACCCGTTCGTGTTCGGGCGCGGCCGGGAGGAAATGCTCTACGCCGAAGCCCACGGCCTGCTCACGGACTACGTGCCCGGCATCAGCAGCGCGGTGGCCGCGGCCGGGGCGGCGGGCATCCCGGTCACGCACCGGGGCCTGAGCGAAGGATTCCGGGTGATTACGGCCACCACCGCCACCGGCGAGCTGGCCGGCAGCATCCGGGAAGCCGCCCGCGACGCCCGCGGCACCACCGTGATTCTGATGGGCCTGGGCGAGCTGTCGCGCATCGTGCGGGCGTTCTGTGAGCAGGGCCACGCCGGGATGCCGGCCGCCATCATCCAGAACGGCACCCTGCCCCACGCCCGCCTGGTCACAGGCCCGGTAGCCGAGCTGCCCGCCCGCGCCGCCGCCGCCGAAATCGGGGCCCCGGCCATCATCATCATCGGCGAGGTAACGCGCCTGGCCACCCCGCAGAAGCTGGCGCTGCTGCCGGCGCTGTACGCGGCCTGA
- a CDS encoding assimilatory sulfite reductase (NADPH) flavoprotein subunit, with protein sequence MSLLSASPTLPVGLNDQALQQLTTGLTDPQLIWLSGYLYGRAGVAAAPVAAVAPAPAVAEAAAASRLTILFGSQTGNSKKAAGLVAEAARRWGLQPQVRDMNDYPTKDLKTEQLLLVVVSTQGEGDPPMAAEELHQFLLSSRAPKLPDLQYAVLALGDKSYLQYCQTGFEFDQRLAELGGRRLVERLDCDVTFEDETRQWAEQVLTRIAELQPAPAPVAAGVAVTASVGTSYAPAVAPPPAAVEYNARNPFAAELLEKIQLNGRGSTKETYHLEFSLADSGLTYEPGDALLVQPRNRPALVQEVLQAAHLPEAAPVRLEAEELDLTTALTERLELSVLTRDVLERYAAIAPQHARIREILADKPNLGAYLYGRDVADLLTEFPVELSGQQLAAVLRPLPARAYSIASSLAAHPEEVHLTVSAVRYETNGRAKHGACSGYQADHLAVGEHARVWVDRNEYFKLPPDAATDIIMVGPGTGVAPFRAFVEERAETGATGRNWLLFGNPHFTTDFLYQTEWQQHLKRGTLDRLDLAFSRDQTQKIYVQHRLLEQSRRVYDQLESGGHFYVCGDKNRMASDVQQALLQIIRQESGHDADYAAEYLRQLKKSRRFLEDVY encoded by the coding sequence ATGTCACTTCTTTCTGCCTCCCCCACGCTTCCCGTCGGCCTCAACGACCAGGCTTTGCAGCAGCTCACCACGGGCCTCACCGATCCGCAGCTGATCTGGCTGAGCGGCTACCTCTACGGCCGGGCCGGCGTGGCAGCGGCTCCCGTTGCGGCCGTGGCCCCGGCTCCTGCCGTGGCGGAAGCCGCCGCGGCTAGTCGGCTCACCATTCTGTTTGGCTCCCAGACCGGCAACAGCAAGAAAGCCGCCGGCCTGGTGGCCGAGGCGGCCCGCCGCTGGGGCCTGCAGCCGCAGGTGCGCGACATGAACGACTACCCCACCAAGGACCTCAAAACCGAGCAGCTGCTGCTAGTGGTGGTGAGCACCCAGGGCGAGGGCGACCCGCCCATGGCGGCCGAGGAGCTGCATCAGTTCCTGCTCAGCAGCCGCGCCCCCAAGCTGCCCGACCTGCAGTACGCCGTGCTGGCCCTGGGCGACAAAAGCTACCTGCAATACTGCCAGACCGGCTTCGAGTTCGACCAGCGCCTGGCCGAACTGGGCGGCCGCCGCCTCGTGGAGCGCCTCGACTGCGACGTGACCTTCGAGGACGAAACCCGCCAGTGGGCCGAGCAGGTCCTCACCCGAATTGCCGAGCTGCAGCCCGCCCCCGCGCCGGTAGCCGCCGGGGTGGCCGTAACGGCCAGCGTGGGCACCAGCTACGCGCCGGCAGTGGCCCCGCCGCCCGCCGCCGTAGAGTACAACGCCCGTAACCCCTTCGCGGCGGAGCTGCTGGAAAAGATTCAGCTCAACGGCCGGGGCTCTACCAAGGAAACCTACCACCTGGAGTTTTCCCTGGCTGATTCGGGCCTGACCTACGAGCCCGGCGACGCCCTGCTGGTGCAGCCCCGCAACCGCCCCGCCCTGGTGCAGGAAGTGCTGCAGGCCGCCCACCTGCCCGAAGCCGCCCCGGTGCGCCTCGAAGCAGAGGAGCTGGACCTGACCACGGCCCTCACGGAGCGGCTGGAGCTGTCGGTACTCACCCGCGACGTGCTGGAGCGCTACGCCGCCATAGCTCCGCAGCACGCCAGAATCCGCGAAATTCTGGCCGACAAGCCGAACCTGGGGGCCTACCTCTACGGCCGCGACGTGGCCGATTTGCTGACCGAGTTTCCGGTGGAGTTGTCGGGGCAGCAGCTGGCGGCGGTACTGCGGCCGTTGCCGGCCCGGGCCTACTCCATTGCCTCCTCGCTGGCGGCCCACCCCGAGGAAGTACACCTGACGGTGAGTGCCGTGCGCTACGAAACGAACGGCCGCGCCAAGCACGGCGCCTGCTCCGGCTACCAGGCCGACCACCTGGCCGTGGGCGAGCACGCCCGCGTTTGGGTCGACCGCAACGAGTACTTCAAGCTGCCCCCGGATGCCGCCACCGACATCATCATGGTGGGCCCCGGCACCGGGGTGGCGCCTTTCCGGGCCTTCGTGGAGGAGCGGGCCGAAACCGGGGCCACCGGCCGCAACTGGCTGCTGTTCGGCAACCCCCACTTCACCACCGACTTCCTCTACCAGACCGAGTGGCAGCAGCACCTCAAGCGCGGCACCCTCGACCGCCTCGACCTGGCCTTCTCCCGCGACCAAACCCAGAAAATCTACGTGCAGCACCGCCTGCTGGAACAGAGCCGCCGCGTGTACGACCAGCTCGAAAGCGGCGGCCACTTCTACGTCTGCGGCGACAAGAACCGCATGGCCTCCGACGTGCAGCAGGCCCTGCTCCAGATCATCCGGCAGGAAAGCGGCCACGACGCCGACTACGCCGCCGAGTACCTGCGCCAGCTCAAAAAGTCGCGCCGGTTCCTGGAGGACGTGTATTAG
- a CDS encoding NADPH-dependent assimilatory sulfite reductase hemoprotein subunit: MADIPKLSEVEHVKEASNYLRGTLAESLVNPLTGALYPDDTHLIKFHGSYQQTDRDLDSERKRQKLEPLYSLMIRVRVPGGVASPAQWQRMDELADEYGNGTLKLTTRQAFQLHGVLKRDLKKTIQGFNEALLDSIAGCGDVNRNVMCNPNPHESPLHAAVFEVSKQISAHLTPRTSAYWDLWLNGEPQFTSAPNEGEEDAEPIYGKTYLPRKFKIALAIPPYNDTDIFANDLGLIAIEERGRLVGFNVAVGGGMGMTFGMPDTYPRLADIIGFVPADKVVDACEKIVTIQRDWGNRKNRKFSRLKYTVDRVGLDVFKQELDQRLGFTVEPARPYQFRSSGDAYGWSIQADGRAHITLFVEGGRILDRDGYTLKTALREIAAFHTGDFRLTGNQNLIIAKIAPEHRLSVQALLQQHGVAVEASKEYTALRRGALACVALPTCTLAFAEAERYLPELLDRLDRVIRQQGLAQDDILLRMTGCPNGCARPYLGEIGLVGRAMGRYNLYLGAAFNGERMNKLYKEMLDEDGIVRELTPLLADYAQNRQPAERFGDFVIRQGYVQPTVSGLTFHE; encoded by the coding sequence ATGGCCGATATCCCCAAACTTTCCGAAGTCGAGCACGTCAAGGAAGCCAGCAACTACCTGCGCGGCACCCTGGCCGAAAGCCTCGTGAACCCGCTCACCGGCGCGCTCTATCCCGACGATACCCACCTGATCAAGTTCCACGGCTCCTACCAGCAGACCGACCGGGACCTGGACTCGGAGCGCAAGCGCCAGAAGCTGGAGCCGCTCTACTCGCTCATGATTCGGGTGCGGGTGCCGGGCGGCGTGGCCTCGCCCGCGCAGTGGCAGCGCATGGATGAGCTGGCCGACGAGTACGGCAACGGCACCCTCAAGCTCACCACCCGCCAGGCCTTCCAGCTCCACGGCGTGCTCAAGCGCGACCTAAAAAAGACCATCCAGGGCTTCAACGAGGCCCTGCTGGACAGCATTGCGGGCTGCGGCGACGTGAACCGCAACGTGATGTGCAACCCCAACCCGCACGAGAGCCCCCTGCACGCCGCGGTGTTCGAGGTGTCGAAGCAGATCAGCGCCCACCTCACGCCCCGCACCTCGGCCTACTGGGACTTGTGGCTGAACGGGGAGCCGCAGTTCACCAGCGCCCCCAACGAAGGCGAGGAGGACGCCGAGCCCATCTACGGCAAAACCTACCTGCCCCGCAAGTTCAAGATTGCCCTGGCCATTCCGCCCTACAACGACACCGACATCTTCGCCAACGACCTGGGCCTCATTGCCATTGAGGAGCGTGGCCGGCTGGTGGGCTTCAACGTGGCCGTGGGTGGCGGCATGGGCATGACGTTCGGCATGCCCGACACCTACCCCCGCCTGGCCGACATCATCGGCTTCGTGCCCGCCGATAAAGTGGTGGACGCCTGCGAGAAAATCGTGACGATTCAGCGCGACTGGGGCAACCGGAAAAACCGCAAGTTCTCCCGCCTCAAGTACACCGTGGACCGCGTGGGCCTCGACGTATTCAAACAGGAGCTGGACCAACGGCTGGGCTTCACGGTGGAACCCGCCCGCCCCTACCAGTTCCGCAGCTCCGGCGACGCTTACGGCTGGTCCATCCAGGCCGATGGCAGGGCCCACATCACACTGTTCGTGGAAGGCGGCCGCATCCTCGACCGGGACGGCTACACCCTCAAAACCGCCTTGCGCGAAATTGCCGCCTTCCACACCGGCGACTTCCGCCTGACCGGCAACCAGAACCTGATCATCGCCAAAATTGCCCCCGAGCACCGGCTGAGCGTGCAGGCCCTGCTGCAGCAGCACGGCGTGGCGGTGGAAGCCAGCAAGGAATACACGGCCCTGCGGCGCGGGGCGCTGGCCTGCGTGGCACTGCCCACTTGCACGCTGGCCTTCGCGGAGGCCGAGCGGTATCTTCCGGAATTATTGGATAGATTGGACCGTGTGATTCGCCAACAGGGTCTGGCTCAGGACGATATTCTGCTGCGGATGACGGGCTGCCCCAACGGCTGCGCCCGCCCCTATCTCGGCGAAATCGGGCTGGTGGGCCGGGCCATGGGCCGCTACAACCTCTACCTCGGTGCCGCTTTCAACGGAGAGCGGATGAACAAGCTCTACAAGGAAATGCTGGACGAAGACGGCATCGTGCGGGAGCTCACGCCCCTGCTCGCCGACTACGCCCAGAACCGCCAGCCCGCCGAGCGGTTTGGTGATTTCGTCATCCGCCAGGGCTACGTGCAGCCCACCGTAAGCGGCCTGACGTTTCACGAGTAG
- a CDS encoding phosphoadenylyl-sulfate reductase, translating to MSVADAAPAAHALLDRLRPHLVAAYALERLRLVADTFPGQAVFSTSFGLEDQIISHLIFTHDLPIAVFTLDTGRNFQETYSTWNKTLIRYQKPIAVYAPQREDLENLLLQKGPNSFYESVDNRKECCHIRKVEPLSRALAGRGAWVTGIRAEQSQNRQTMDPLEWDAAHNLVKIHPLFDWTWEQALAFVQREGIPVNPLHQQGFVSIGCAPCTRAIKPGEDFRAGRWWWEDLAAKECGLHATTHHDGPDPVVEPVPNHMSS from the coding sequence ATGTCCGTAGCTGATGCTGCGCCGGCCGCCCACGCCTTGCTGGACCGCCTGCGCCCTCACCTGGTGGCCGCCTACGCCCTGGAGCGGCTGCGTCTGGTGGCCGACACCTTCCCCGGTCAGGCCGTTTTTTCCACCTCTTTCGGGCTGGAAGACCAGATTATCAGCCACCTGATTTTCACCCACGACCTGCCCATTGCGGTGTTCACCCTCGATACCGGTCGCAACTTCCAGGAAACCTATTCCACCTGGAACAAGACGCTGATCCGGTACCAGAAGCCCATTGCGGTGTACGCCCCGCAGCGCGAGGACCTGGAAAACCTGCTTCTGCAGAAAGGCCCGAACTCGTTCTACGAGAGCGTGGACAACCGCAAGGAGTGCTGCCACATCCGCAAGGTGGAGCCCCTCAGCCGGGCCCTGGCCGGCCGCGGGGCCTGGGTCACCGGCATCCGGGCCGAACAATCCCAGAACCGGCAGACCATGGACCCGCTGGAGTGGGACGCGGCGCACAACCTCGTCAAGATCCACCCGCTCTTCGACTGGACCTGGGAGCAGGCGCTGGCCTTCGTGCAGCGGGAGGGCATTCCGGTGAACCCGCTGCATCAGCAGGGTTTCGTGAGCATCGGCTGCGCCCCCTGCACCCGCGCCATCAAGCCCGGCGAGGATTTCCGGGCCGGCCGCTGGTGGTGGGAGGACCTCGCGGCCAAGGAGTGCGGCCTGCACGCCACCACTCATCACGACGGCCCCGACCCGGTGGTGGAGCCGGTACCAAACCACATGTCATCCTGA
- a CDS encoding TonB-dependent receptor, with translation MKHLLSTSFLVPALVAASATGLHAQEALISVSGTVREKATGEPLPGVSIIVKGGTTGTLSDGNGQFALKAKLRFPFTLVFNTLGYESRELEIASGSQPISVQLESKAVSMNEVVVSASRVEESRLTSPVAIEKLDIRAIKETPAPSFYDALENVKGVQMTTSSLTFKVPNTRGFNIPNNFRFMQLVDGVDMQAATLGVPLGNAIGPTELDVASVEITPGAASALYGMNAINGMANLTTKSPFNYQGLSVYQKVGVNHVDGTDRNPSVLTETAVRWAQSLGTTGRWAYKVNGSFLRGTDWLSNTQNDQNPQNLSSANPRFPELSGPNNPAADLWNRYGDDNAGNVSITIPYQGRNETFNVRRTGYYERDLVNPIVRNIKADASLHYKLTEKLELSYGYRFGLMDGVFQRGNKIQLDGVTVQNHKLELKGENFTARAYMLVENTGNSYNLNPLALNLDLQNGTTGLTAAGTSWGDKFRRELLSQVNGGTPLAQAMQQARVVADAGRAVPGTPAFDALKAQIVKTNNWDSGVNVPGAPIPGGAALTQRSRTYHSDAIWNLGPRVKFADVLLGADARLYEVIPDGNNFVDFSRPLTERTQPGGQNQYYKKIGGFGQATKRLLQDRLKLTASLRLDYNPEFAPKLNPRVAAVYTAGGLHNFRASYQNGWRFPSLFEALSFVNNGNVRRVGGLARVNEGLNYLDNSYTLASISRFNAAVNAYVAANAGTTASQAALRPEIRGVLQVGNLPTEQPEQINAYEVGYRSVLLDNRLSIDADAYVNIYSGFLGQVEVSVPKNAAGQQVQVGSDDAVLAALNSNRAARQDRYRVYTNARNNYHSYGSTLGATYNFYQKYTVGGNVSYNALSANNAPDIFVTGFNTPHWVTNVSFGNREIVRNVGFNLVWRHQSSFVWESPLANGRVPAYQNLDAQVNVRVPALKSTVKVGGTNLLNNRYIQYAAGPTIGGLYYVALTFDNTVLR, from the coding sequence ATGAAACATCTTCTTTCCACTTCCTTCCTAGTACCGGCGCTGGTTGCAGCCAGCGCCACCGGCCTGCACGCCCAGGAGGCCCTGATTTCGGTGAGCGGCACCGTGCGCGAAAAAGCCACCGGCGAGCCGCTGCCAGGTGTGAGCATCATTGTGAAAGGCGGCACCACCGGCACGCTCAGCGACGGCAACGGCCAGTTTGCGCTGAAAGCCAAGCTGCGGTTTCCGTTTACGCTGGTGTTCAACACGCTGGGCTACGAGTCGAGGGAGCTGGAAATTGCCAGCGGCAGCCAGCCCATCAGCGTGCAGCTGGAGTCGAAGGCCGTGTCGATGAACGAGGTGGTGGTGTCGGCGTCGCGGGTGGAGGAAAGCCGACTGACCTCGCCGGTGGCTATTGAGAAGCTCGACATCCGGGCCATCAAGGAAACGCCCGCCCCCAGCTTCTACGACGCGCTGGAAAACGTGAAGGGCGTGCAGATGACTACCTCCTCGCTCACGTTCAAAGTACCCAACACCCGCGGCTTCAACATCCCCAACAACTTCCGCTTTATGCAGTTGGTGGACGGCGTGGACATGCAGGCGGCTACCCTGGGCGTGCCGCTGGGCAACGCCATCGGGCCGACGGAGCTGGACGTGGCCTCGGTGGAAATTACGCCTGGCGCGGCCTCGGCGCTCTACGGCATGAACGCCATCAACGGCATGGCCAACCTCACCACCAAAAGCCCCTTCAACTACCAGGGCCTGAGTGTGTACCAGAAAGTGGGCGTAAACCACGTGGACGGCACCGACCGCAACCCGAGCGTGCTGACGGAAACGGCCGTGCGCTGGGCCCAGAGTCTGGGCACCACCGGCCGCTGGGCCTACAAGGTGAACGGTAGCTTCCTGCGCGGCACCGACTGGCTCTCGAACACCCAGAACGACCAGAACCCGCAGAACCTGAGCTCGGCCAACCCGCGCTTCCCGGAGCTGAGCGGCCCCAACAACCCCGCCGCCGACCTCTGGAACCGCTACGGCGACGACAACGCCGGCAACGTGAGCATCACCATTCCTTACCAGGGCCGCAACGAAACCTTCAACGTGCGCCGCACCGGCTACTACGAGCGGGATTTGGTGAACCCCATCGTGCGCAACATCAAGGCCGATGCCAGCCTGCATTATAAGCTCACCGAGAAGCTGGAGCTGAGCTACGGCTACCGGTTCGGGCTGATGGACGGCGTGTTTCAGCGCGGCAACAAGATTCAGCTCGACGGCGTGACGGTGCAGAACCACAAGCTGGAGCTGAAGGGCGAGAACTTCACCGCCCGGGCCTACATGCTGGTCGAGAATACCGGCAACTCCTACAACCTCAACCCCCTGGCCCTCAACCTGGACCTGCAGAACGGCACAACCGGCCTCACGGCGGCCGGCACCAGCTGGGGCGACAAATTCCGGCGGGAGCTGCTGAGCCAGGTGAACGGTGGCACCCCGCTGGCCCAGGCCATGCAGCAGGCCCGAGTGGTGGCCGATGCCGGCCGCGCCGTGCCCGGTACGCCCGCCTTCGACGCCCTGAAAGCCCAGATCGTGAAAACCAACAACTGGGACAGCGGCGTGAACGTGCCCGGCGCGCCCATCCCGGGCGGGGCCGCCCTCACCCAGCGCAGTCGCACCTACCACTCCGACGCCATCTGGAACCTGGGGCCCCGGGTGAAATTTGCCGATGTGCTGCTGGGGGCCGATGCCCGTCTGTACGAGGTGATTCCCGACGGTAACAACTTCGTGGATTTCAGCCGCCCGCTCACCGAGCGCACCCAGCCCGGCGGCCAGAACCAGTACTACAAGAAAATCGGGGGCTTCGGGCAGGCCACCAAACGCCTGCTGCAGGACCGCCTGAAACTCACGGCCTCGTTGCGGCTAGATTACAACCCCGAGTTTGCGCCCAAGCTGAACCCGCGGGTGGCGGCGGTGTACACGGCCGGCGGGCTGCACAACTTCCGGGCCTCCTACCAGAACGGCTGGCGCTTCCCGTCGTTGTTTGAGGCGCTGTCGTTTGTGAACAACGGCAATGTGCGCCGGGTGGGCGGTCTGGCCCGCGTGAACGAGGGCCTGAACTACCTCGACAACTCCTACACGCTGGCCTCCATTTCGCGGTTCAACGCCGCCGTGAATGCCTACGTGGCCGCCAACGCCGGCACCACCGCTAGCCAGGCCGCCCTGCGTCCCGAAATCCGGGGTGTGCTGCAGGTCGGCAACCTGCCCACCGAGCAGCCCGAGCAGATTAACGCCTATGAGGTGGGTTACCGCAGTGTGCTGCTCGACAACCGTCTTTCCATTGATGCCGACGCGTATGTGAATATCTACTCCGGCTTCCTGGGCCAGGTGGAAGTGAGCGTACCCAAAAATGCCGCCGGCCAGCAGGTGCAAGTGGGTTCCGACGATGCCGTGCTGGCCGCCCTCAACAGCAACCGCGCCGCCCGCCAGGACCGGTACCGGGTGTACACCAACGCCCGCAACAACTACCATAGCTACGGCTCCACGCTGGGCGCCACCTACAACTTCTACCAGAAATACACCGTGGGCGGCAACGTCAGCTACAACGCCCTGTCGGCCAACAACGCCCCCGACATCTTCGTGACGGGTTTCAACACCCCGCACTGGGTCACCAACGTGAGCTTCGGCAACCGCGAAATTGTGCGCAACGTGGGCTTCAACCTAGTGTGGCGCCACCAAAGCTCCTTTGTCTGGGAAAGCCCCTTGGCCAACGGCCGCGTGCCCGCTTACCAGAACCTCGACGCGCAGGTGAACGTGCGCGTACCCGCCCTCAAATCGACAGTGAAAGTGGGCGGCACCAACTTGCTCAACAACCGCTACATCCAATACGCCGCTGGCCCCACCATCGGCGGCCTGTACTACGTGGCCCTGACGTTTGATAACACCGTGTTGCGGTAG
- the cysD gene encoding sulfate adenylyltransferase subunit CysD produces MSTTFDYLDRLEAEAIHILREVAGQFERPALLFSGGKDSIVLTRLAEKAFRPGRFPFPLVHVDTGHNFPEVLQYRDLLAAQLGEKLVVRKVEDTIQRQRLREPGGKFPSRNPLQTYTLLEVIEEFEFDACIGGARRDEEKARAKERIFSVRDEFGQWDPKRQRPELWNIYNGRIQKGENVRVFPISNWTELDVWRYIQRENIPLPDIYFGHERTCVVLPSGQLLGLSEHLQLDAEDEIVTRQVRFRTVGDSTCTAAVESDAATVEDIIQDLLLAKVSERGATRLDDNISEAGMEDRKRNGYF; encoded by the coding sequence ATGAGTACCACTTTCGATTACCTCGACCGGCTGGAAGCCGAAGCCATCCACATCCTGCGGGAGGTGGCGGGGCAGTTTGAGCGGCCGGCCCTGCTGTTTTCGGGCGGTAAGGATTCCATTGTGCTGACGCGCCTGGCCGAAAAGGCCTTCCGCCCCGGCCGCTTCCCCTTTCCGCTGGTGCACGTGGATACCGGCCACAACTTCCCCGAAGTGCTGCAGTACCGCGACCTGCTGGCCGCCCAGCTGGGCGAAAAGCTGGTGGTGCGCAAAGTGGAGGACACCATTCAGCGCCAGCGCCTGCGCGAGCCGGGCGGCAAGTTCCCCAGCCGCAACCCGCTGCAGACCTATACGCTGCTGGAGGTGATTGAGGAGTTCGAGTTCGACGCCTGCATCGGCGGGGCGCGGCGCGACGAGGAGAAGGCCCGGGCCAAGGAGCGCATCTTCTCGGTGCGCGACGAGTTTGGCCAGTGGGACCCCAAGCGCCAGCGCCCCGAGCTCTGGAATATCTACAACGGCCGCATCCAGAAGGGCGAAAACGTGCGCGTGTTCCCCATTTCCAACTGGACGGAGCTGGACGTGTGGCGCTATATCCAGCGCGAAAACATTCCGCTGCCCGACATCTACTTCGGCCACGAGCGCACCTGCGTGGTGCTGCCCTCGGGCCAACTGCTGGGCCTTTCGGAGCATTTGCAGCTGGATGCCGAAGACGAAATCGTGACCCGGCAGGTGCGCTTCCGCACCGTGGGCGACTCCACCTGCACGGCCGCCGTGGAAAGCGACGCCGCCACCGTGGAGGACATCATCCAGGACCTGCTGCTGGCCAAAGTAAGCGAGCGGGGCGCCACCCGCCTCGATGATAACATCTCCGAAGCCGGCATGGAAGACCGCAAGCGCAACGGGTATTTCTAA
- a CDS encoding sulfate adenylyltransferase subunit 1 encodes MDLLRFITCGSVDDGKSTLIGRLLYDSESVSLDVLAALEKRQASNGTVDLALLTDGLRAEREQGITIDVAYKYFTTPRRKFIITDAPGHVQYTRNMVTGASNADLAIVLVDARQGVIEQTRRHTLIAALLGIRHFVLAVNKMDLVNYDEAVFDRIATDYAELTNHFNLPAATAIPLSALQGDNVVKPSQHLPWYTGPSLLAHLESVPGAVETKFAPRFQVQYVIRPQTPELPDYRGYAGQVLSGEYRRGQRVRVYPSGLESEIEAIEVNQQEVEVAHAPQPVVIRLRDDVDVSRGDALVPAGPQAPTLTRELEATLCWMSEQPLWPGRKLLVQHHSTLTKAAVSAILYKVNVHTFAKAAAEQAQLNDIVRIRLKTALPLALDLYQENRATGSFILVDELTGDTLAAGLVEAANSDYFTTPVQPPVAFSI; translated from the coding sequence ATGGACTTACTTCGATTTATTACCTGCGGCAGCGTGGATGACGGCAAGAGCACCCTGATCGGGCGGCTGCTGTACGATTCGGAATCCGTGTCGCTGGACGTGCTGGCGGCGCTGGAGAAGCGGCAGGCTTCCAACGGCACCGTGGACCTGGCTTTGCTGACGGACGGCCTGCGGGCCGAGCGCGAGCAGGGCATCACCATCGACGTGGCCTACAAGTACTTCACCACCCCACGCCGCAAGTTCATCATCACCGATGCACCCGGCCACGTGCAGTACACCCGCAACATGGTAACGGGCGCCAGCAATGCCGACCTGGCCATTGTGCTGGTGGATGCGCGCCAGGGCGTGATTGAGCAAACCCGCCGCCACACCCTGATTGCGGCCCTGCTGGGCATCCGCCACTTCGTGCTGGCCGTGAATAAGATGGACCTGGTGAACTACGACGAGGCCGTTTTCGACCGCATTGCCACCGACTACGCCGAGCTCACCAACCACTTCAACCTGCCCGCCGCCACGGCCATTCCGCTCAGCGCTTTGCAGGGCGACAACGTGGTGAAGCCCAGCCAGCACCTGCCCTGGTACACCGGCCCGAGCCTGCTGGCGCACCTGGAAAGCGTGCCCGGCGCGGTGGAAACCAAGTTTGCCCCGCGCTTCCAGGTGCAGTACGTGATTCGGCCCCAGACGCCCGAGCTGCCCGATTACCGCGGCTACGCCGGCCAGGTGCTGAGTGGTGAGTACCGCCGGGGCCAGCGCGTGCGGGTGTACCCGTCGGGCCTGGAATCGGAAATCGAGGCCATCGAAGTCAACCAGCAGGAAGTGGAGGTGGCTCACGCGCCCCAGCCCGTGGTTATCCGGCTGCGCGACGACGTGGACGTGAGCCGGGGCGACGCTCTGGTGCCGGCCGGCCCGCAGGCGCCCACCCTCACCCGCGAGCTGGAAGCCACCCTGTGCTGGATGAGCGAGCAGCCCCTCTGGCCCGGCCGCAAGCTGCTGGTGCAGCACCATTCCACCCTCACGAAGGCGGCCGTTTCGGCCATCCTCTACAAGGTGAACGTGCACACCTTCGCCAAAGCAGCTGCCGAGCAGGCCCAGCTCAACGACATCGTGCGCATCCGTCTCAAAACGGCCCTGCCCCTGGCCCTCGACCTCTACCAGGAAAATCGCGCCACCGGCTCCTTCATCCTGGTGGATGAGCTGACCGGCGACACCCTGGCCGCCGGCCTCGTGGAAGCTGCCAACTCCGACTACTTCACCACCCCGGTGCAGCCCCCGGTAGCCTTTTCCATTTAG